The region TATCAATTCTATTTAATCCTTCTAGAAAATAATATTACATCTTTAAAAGATGTACCTGACGAGCATAAAACCTATGAGCTTTGCTTAGCTGCTGTTACCAACAATGGTGATGCTTTGGAATACGTCCCAGATGAATATAAAACCTATGACATATGCCTTGTTAGCGTGAAGAATGCAGGATGGGCATTATCCCATGTGCCTAATAAGCATAGAACTTATGAACTTTGTCTTATTGCTATTAACCAAGATGGGCATTTGGAAGATATCCCAAATAAACTCAAAACTTTTGAACTATGCGCAGAAGCTATAAAAAAGGATCCAGATAGAATCCAATCTATATTACCTTTGTTTCACGATGAAAAGAGTATTTATCAATTATGTTTAGAGGCTGTTAAACAAGATGTAAGCATTCTCTTTTGGTACGTCCCATTCAAATTCATTAACCAAATTATTATTGAGCTAAATATTTGATATAAAGTGTTTAGCTATCCTATCTTAGCACAGACTCTATTCGATAAAATATTCTGCAAGCATTGCCCTAAAGGAGATCGAGTAAGATGGCATCCAGCACCAATCGCCCTTGCTCGGTGAGGGTGATATACCTATCATCCTCTTGCAAGAATTCTCGCCACTTGCTTTTTTGTAAATGCTCCCATGGGGCTAATCCCGCATCACCAAAACGCTCTTTAAGAATCGCTTTACTGATACCTAATGCCGTGCGAAACCCCATCATGTAGTGTTCAAAGATAAAGCTCTCGCGCTCGATCATGTCTCTATGCCAAAGATTGATATCATCGGGATTTGACCAAACACCAAATTCGCGTCGCCCCGTAATGCGCAACGCCGATCCATCCAGCAAGGGCAGAGTTCCCACTGCACCTGGCCCAATACCGATATAGGGCTTGAGTTGCCAATAGTGCGTATTTTGTAAGCTATAATCATTGGGCGTTAGCGCGTAATTGGAGACCTCGTACTGCTGATATCCCGAGGCTAACAGCATCCGTTGAGAGGCTTGCCACTGGATGCTTCGCTCTTCTTCGTTGGGGAGGTGCGGATGGTGGCGATAAGTGAGTACCGTCCCCTCCTCCATGGCTAGGGCATAAAGCGAGAGGTGGGCAGGTCGATAAGTAACGAGGCGGTGCATATCCGATTCCACAATGGCTTGCGTGTGGAAGGGTAGACCTGCAATTAAGTCGAGACTTAGACGCGCTTTATACGGCGACAAAAGCTCTAATGCGTCGAACATCTGTTGGGTGGTTACCTTGCGCCCCACCGCATCGAGGCTAGCTTGATGAAACGTCTGCATGCCCATGCTCACCCGTAGATTTTGCCAGCGCGCTAACCCCAACGCATCGATTAAATCTTTACTCACATCTTCGGGGTTTACCTCGATAGTAACTTGTTGAGGATGATAACTTTGTACTAAGTCGATCAACGCCGAGAGCTGATCGCCGTCGATCATACTAGGGGTACCGCCACCCACATAAACACTCACCAAGCGCTCCATGTGAAGATACGCTAACTGGTTAGTAATCTCTCGCAAAATCCGCGCGATCACCTTGCGTCGTAATTGCGGATCGACCCCAGCGGAAGCGTAAAAGTCGCAATAATGGCATCGATAATGACAAAAAGGCAAGTGCACATAGAGCGCAAACGGTTCGCGCCGATCGATCTTATCCAGCGCAATCTCATCCATTATCATTAGGGAAGAATCCCGAAGAGTCCAAGAATTGCCAAGGGAATGAGGTAGAAGGCGAAGTAGTGAAGCTTCATCTCTTTTACCAAACGCATGAGCAGGCGTAGCGCAAAGTATCCCGAGGCAAAGGCCACCACCAGCGCCACAAGTAACGGGAGTAGATCCATTTGAGCAAGGAGATCTTCGCCTTGACCCTCTCGCAAGGTGAGGATAAATCCACCGACAATCGCAGGGATAGAGAGTAAAAAAGAGAGCTCGCCAGCACGTTCGCGCGTGATGCCACAAAAGAGTGCACCACTAATCGTCGAGCCTGAACGCGAAATTCCAGGGAGCACCGCCAAGCCTTGTAAAAATCCAATGATAATACCGCGCAACGTATTGCCCAACCATCCAGCCTCGCCGATCGGTTCGCTTACCTCACCGCGCTTGATAAAACGCGTGCTAATAATGAGTAGCGTCGAGGTGTAAAGAAAGCCCGCGTAGACCAAGCGCGCAGGAAGCGCTAAATCTTTCAAGAGCAAACCCATCACCGCGGTAATCATCGTGGCGATAAGAATTAACGCAATATAAGATAAATCACTGCGATCGCTGGGTAGCGACTTACGCGCGACCCAGCGTATCAACACCAGAAAGAGACGCGCAATCGTCTGGCGAAAGAGCAACACGACCGCGCCCAGTGTCGCCAAATGCAACGCAAGATCGAAGAGAATCGGGATCTCGGCAAGCCCAAACCAACGCTTCGCCAACAACAAATGTCCCGAACTGGATACCGGTAAAAATTCGCTCACGCCCTGCAGTAATCCCAAAATCACGGCTTCAATCATACTCATATTGCTATTATAGAGATAAAGGCACGCTCTGTCTAGCCAGCAGGACGGCAACTTGACAAAAAACCGCCTCGCCCTCGCCCACCGCATCCAGTCCTTCGCTGGTTTTGGCTTTGAGCGAAATTTGTTCGATGTCAACGTGGAGTAATTTTGCCAAATGCTCTCTTAGCGCTTGCTTAAAGGGATATAATTTAGGGCGCTCGAGGCGGATAGTGATGTCGCAATTGTTGATGCGGTAGCCTCGCTGGTGGATCATCGGCAAGACTTTTTCGAGAAAGAGCGTGCTTGCCATATCGCGATAGGCAGGATCGCTGGGGGGGAAGTGATCGCCGATGTCGCCAAGCGCGAGCGCCCCTAAGAGCGCGTCAATGAGGGCGTGTAGCACCACGTCGCCGTCGGAGTGCGCAATGGCTCCGCCACTTGGGCTCACCTCCATGCCTGCCAACCAGAGCGGACGGGGTGCGCCTAGTCGGTGAATATCCTCGCCCAAACCAATACGGTAATGCTCTTGCATTAGGCCAAATCCTCCCGATAGGTCAATTTTTTATTACCGATCTCCCCTAAAATGCTTTGCGCATGTCTACCATGATGGGCGTGATAAATCGAGGTATCGTCGGAGAAATTCCCTCGCTGTAGCGCCTTATGGGCTTGATAGATCGCATCAAAGTGAAAGGCTTGTGGCGTCTGCGCCAAACCATAGCTACGACGATCACACTCCTCCACCACGACACCTTCTGCGTCCAGACGCTTGAGGCTATCGGTGAGTGGGATAATCGGCAAGAGCGCCTCGTGCTGTGCCAACCCCTCATGCAACCTCTCGATAAGCTGATGCGTCAACCAAGGGCGTGCCCCATCGTGGATCATCACCCACTGCGGAGCGTAAGCAGAGAGTTGCTCAAGCGCCTGCCACACCGAAGCTTGTCGGGTAGTTCCAGCCGGCGAAAAGGTGATCCTTCCCGTAAAGAGAGCTACCGCTTGACGGATCGCCTCCTCGTGCATGG is a window of Entomospira culicis DNA encoding:
- a CDS encoding coproporphyrinogen-III oxidase family protein, whose translation is MIMDEIALDKIDRREPFALYVHLPFCHYRCHYCDFYASAGVDPQLRRKVIARILREITNQLAYLHMERLVSVYVGGGTPSMIDGDQLSALIDLVQSYHPQQVTIEVNPEDVSKDLIDALGLARWQNLRVSMGMQTFHQASLDAVGRKVTTQQMFDALELLSPYKARLSLDLIAGLPFHTQAIVESDMHRLVTYRPAHLSLYALAMEEGTVLTYRHHPHLPNEEERSIQWQASQRMLLASGYQQYEVSNYALTPNDYSLQNTHYWQLKPYIGIGPGAVGTLPLLDGSALRITGRREFGVWSNPDDINLWHRDMIERESFIFEHYMMGFRTALGISKAILKERFGDAGLAPWEHLQKSKWREFLQEDDRYITLTEQGRLVLDAILLDLL
- a CDS encoding undecaprenyl-diphosphate phosphatase — translated: MSMIEAVILGLLQGVSEFLPVSSSGHLLLAKRWFGLAEIPILFDLALHLATLGAVVLLFRQTIARLFLVLIRWVARKSLPSDRSDLSYIALILIATMITAVMGLLLKDLALPARLVYAGFLYTSTLLIISTRFIKRGEVSEPIGEAGWLGNTLRGIIIGFLQGLAVLPGISRSGSTISGALFCGITRERAGELSFLLSIPAIVGGFILTLREGQGEDLLAQMDLLPLLVALVVAFASGYFALRLLMRLVKEMKLHYFAFYLIPLAILGLFGILP
- the ispF gene encoding 2-C-methyl-D-erythritol 2,4-cyclodiphosphate synthase; the protein is MQEHYRIGLGEDIHRLGAPRPLWLAGMEVSPSGGAIAHSDGDVVLHALIDALLGALALGDIGDHFPPSDPAYRDMASTLFLEKVLPMIHQRGYRINNCDITIRLERPKLYPFKQALREHLAKLLHVDIEQISLKAKTSEGLDAVGEGEAVFCQVAVLLARQSVPLSL
- a CDS encoding IspD/TarI family cytidylyltransferase, producing MMSNGVFILLAGGSSSRMGGDKKELLPLPEGDNALSRLSQMLEQGKLIKHLHVVYAPMHEEAIRQAVALFTGRITFSPAGTTRQASVWQALEQLSAYAPQWVMIHDGARPWLTHQLIERLHEGLAQHEALLPIIPLTDSLKRLDAEGVVVEECDRRSYGLAQTPQAFHFDAIYQAHKALQRGNFSDDTSIYHAHHGRHAQSILGEIGNKKLTYREDLA